The following proteins come from a genomic window of Nitrospira sp.:
- a CDS encoding IncQ plasmid conjugative transfer DNA nicking endonuclease TraR has translation MSSTGSQIDEKLDEWGSRLFNVSMETLPRPRRSRNVRLSSAKFTSTGGRLSTAQARATYVRRKLQAMVRRSPQVVVKLVRAPKGMKGISNNLTYISRDGQLEIEDQDGQVIQGKEAVADLKAEWRDGGMPIAAESTMRDAFHLVLSMPTRTDPFAVQRAARDFATREFSGFQYAMVLHTFETDPDPHPSPHPHVHLTVKAAGLDGVRLNPRKADLQRWREGFAEALREHGIEATTTSRIHRTTHERWTVRHLHEPSKKGEKLERLKRTTRRHGRVQEVMRNYEQVMRALALSDRGEDRQLAMDLVRYLEGRGRTPETERERGKDCER, from the coding sequence ATGAGTTCGACAGGCAGCCAGATCGACGAGAAGCTCGATGAGTGGGGGAGTCGGCTCTTCAATGTCTCAATGGAGACCCTCCCACGGCCGCGTCGCAGCAGGAATGTTCGTCTGAGTTCCGCCAAGTTCACGAGTACCGGCGGACGGCTCAGCACGGCACAGGCTCGTGCGACCTATGTGCGGCGGAAACTGCAGGCCATGGTTCGCCGTTCGCCACAAGTCGTGGTGAAACTCGTCAGGGCACCGAAAGGGATGAAGGGCATCTCGAACAACCTCACCTACATCTCCCGTGATGGCCAACTCGAGATCGAGGATCAAGACGGTCAGGTGATTCAGGGAAAAGAGGCGGTGGCCGATCTGAAAGCTGAATGGCGCGATGGCGGGATGCCGATCGCGGCAGAGTCGACGATGCGCGACGCCTTTCATCTCGTTCTCTCCATGCCGACAAGGACTGATCCGTTTGCGGTCCAACGGGCTGCCCGTGACTTTGCGACGCGGGAGTTCTCAGGGTTTCAGTACGCCATGGTGCTCCATACCTTCGAGACCGATCCGGATCCGCATCCCTCTCCGCATCCACATGTGCATTTGACGGTGAAAGCCGCAGGCCTTGATGGAGTTCGCTTGAATCCCAGGAAGGCTGATCTGCAACGGTGGCGGGAGGGGTTTGCGGAGGCCTTACGAGAACATGGCATCGAGGCCACGACAACCAGCCGAATTCATCGTACCACGCATGAACGATGGACGGTGCGGCATCTGCATGAACCCAGCAAAAAAGGGGAGAAGCTGGAGCGGTTGAAACGCACCACGCGCCGACATGGACGAGTCCAGGAAGTCATGCGGAACTATGAGCAGGTGATGCGGGCGTTAGCCCTGTCAGATCGTGGGGAGGATCGGCAACTGGCGATGGATCTCGTGCGATATCTAGAGGGACGAGGCCGGACTCCTGAGACGGAGCGGGAACGAGGGAAGGACTGTGAACGGTGA
- a CDS encoding Chaperone protein DnaK, translating into MAEILGIDLGTTKSVGAVWRNGKPEIIKDTEGHTITPSIVALDPNTGEWVVGRAARAVAEYHPDSVIYSIKRLMGRRFKDDNVQDDLRDRRVLYHVSESSGRPDAIEVTLGTRRLTPQEVSAKVLLKIKQDAEAHLKKASASGRHHEITQAVITVPAYFNDSQRQATRDAGRIAGLEVLRVLNEPTAACLAFGYQKLAERRRVVAVYDLGGGTFDVSILEVGQGPFTVRATNGNTHLGGDDIDWLIVDWAMDEILGSEKNGLRKDIHARGRLRIAAEQAKVALSSDERAQLTVPGPLSPASDLHDINLEFTRERLDSLTQQIIERTFIPCRQALQDAQLTTADIKEVLLVGSQTRMPSIHRAVHKFFDREPDASVKPEEAVAMGAAVQAAILAGEATKLRLANVVPLTLGLNSEGNMEALIPRNTPVPIKKTKTYSTVQDKQESVEIAVYQGERPLVKDNVKLASFRLEGIEPALSGEPEIEVTFDVDFDGILHVKGMDKRTGNKNEITITKSVRLSDEEISTMIRNAAEDISTQLHHRLEDNTHPFPDILASAVKAALGTAPLANASEKEWSAYLSTLQGLDRNLRETQETRQAEQ; encoded by the coding sequence GTGGCTGAGATTCTTGGCATCGACCTGGGAACGACCAAGTCCGTTGGGGCAGTGTGGCGCAACGGGAAGCCTGAGATCATCAAAGATACTGAGGGCCATACAATCACGCCTTCGATAGTCGCATTGGATCCGAACACGGGGGAATGGGTGGTGGGGCGTGCCGCTCGCGCCGTTGCGGAATACCATCCGGATTCGGTCATTTACTCTATCAAACGCTTGATGGGCCGTCGCTTCAAGGATGACAATGTGCAGGACGACCTCCGGGACCGGCGCGTCCTCTACCATGTGAGCGAGTCGTCAGGACGTCCAGACGCGATAGAGGTTACATTGGGCACTCGTCGGCTGACCCCCCAGGAGGTGTCGGCCAAGGTCCTGCTGAAGATCAAGCAAGACGCTGAAGCACACCTCAAGAAGGCGTCTGCCTCCGGCCGACATCACGAAATCACTCAGGCAGTCATCACCGTACCAGCCTACTTTAACGATTCGCAACGTCAGGCCACCCGCGACGCTGGCCGGATCGCAGGCCTGGAAGTCTTGCGGGTGCTCAACGAGCCAACCGCAGCATGCCTTGCCTTTGGCTATCAAAAGTTGGCAGAGAGGCGCAGAGTAGTGGCCGTTTATGACCTTGGGGGGGGCACTTTCGACGTATCGATACTTGAGGTTGGCCAAGGTCCGTTTACGGTGAGAGCGACCAACGGCAACACACACCTGGGAGGGGATGACATAGACTGGCTAATAGTCGATTGGGCAATGGACGAGATCCTCGGGAGTGAGAAGAATGGGCTGCGCAAAGATATACATGCCCGTGGTCGCCTGCGCATTGCCGCTGAACAGGCTAAAGTCGCCCTTTCGTCTGACGAGCGGGCGCAACTAACCGTACCAGGCCCGCTTAGCCCAGCCTCAGACCTGCACGACATTAATCTCGAGTTCACCCGGGAGCGGTTGGACAGTCTCACCCAGCAGATTATCGAGCGCACGTTCATCCCATGCCGCCAGGCACTCCAAGACGCACAACTGACAACCGCAGACATCAAAGAGGTACTGCTCGTGGGTAGCCAGACGCGGATGCCCTCCATTCACCGGGCGGTGCATAAGTTTTTCGATCGGGAGCCCGACGCTAGTGTCAAACCTGAAGAGGCAGTTGCTATGGGGGCTGCTGTGCAAGCGGCCATTCTGGCAGGAGAAGCCACCAAGCTAAGGCTGGCTAACGTTGTGCCCCTGACGCTAGGCCTGAACTCCGAGGGAAATATGGAGGCCCTGATTCCTCGTAACACACCGGTGCCAATAAAAAAGACTAAGACCTACAGCACGGTGCAAGATAAGCAGGAAAGTGTAGAAATAGCTGTCTATCAAGGCGAGCGGCCTTTGGTCAAAGACAACGTCAAGCTGGCCTCGTTCAGATTGGAAGGGATCGAGCCTGCTCTAAGCGGAGAACCCGAGATAGAGGTGACCTTTGATGTCGATTTCGATGGGATCCTGCATGTCAAGGGGATGGACAAGCGAACCGGCAACAAAAATGAAATCACCATCACCAAGTCGGTACGGCTGAGCGACGAAGAAATCTCGACCATGATCCGCAATGCCGCTGAAGACATTTCCACGCAGCTCCACCACCGCCTAGAAGACAACACCCACCCGTTCCCTGACATACTCGCCTCAGCAGTCAAGGCAGCGTTGGGCACCGCCCCGCTGGCCAACGCTTCAGAGAAAGAGTGGTCAGCATACCTGTCCACGCTGCAGGGTCTGGACCGAAACCTGCGGGAGACACAGGAAACCAGGCAGGCCGAGCAATAA